Proteins encoded in a region of the Capra hircus breed San Clemente chromosome 3, ASM170441v1, whole genome shotgun sequence genome:
- the ZMYM1 gene encoding zinc finger MYM-type protein 1 isoform X3 — MFLCLEFIRYTSSAELPGRLKRLKQERFSVDILNLKDVISIQLEDTTSSKTFCSQSCLSSYEEKRKPVVTICTNSVPAKCSVCQKTTAIQYEVKYQSVNHSLCCNACFSKFHSANNLIMNCCENCGAYCSTSSNMFHILQMEGQSHYFNSSKSITAHKQKPAKSLPSVLCKSLKPTDEMIETTNDLGKTELFCSINCFSAYSKAKMESSTVVYDTSTNLPSPKKDATPVISNIVSLADTHDALPIVNSDVLQGTVSSVTANVIEDVSPSESSNSVQQPSLSPPSSVVSQHTVALNTEEQKDHTLNQDATNNMKSVKKSDRLRHPKFTSKIQKVKGKSRSIKKSYFQRLENSIKKDVMFCYSCQLFCQKKFNYGRESLRAQGISHWKKTLEKFRKHEKSEMHLKSLQFWREYQFCDEAVNDSLSSHSKQIEGNKKYLKLIIENILFLGKQCLFLRGNDQSISSVNKGNFLELLEIRAKDKGEEIFQLMNSQVDFYNSTQIQNDIIEIIKTEILQDIVNEINVSSAFSVICDETTDGATKGQFSVCVRYPQKTSKAVLIKERFLGFIDVEEMTGTNLHRNIKAYLQQIGVDLSKLRGQAYDSTSNWKGKFKKIAAEFKKEEPRALYLHCYTHCLDLAVIRFCKEVKELRSALNTLSSLFNTIHGEMSVNFQNIYKLSQSKTCKKHTSQPCWTVRDNTLLSVIEGLPEIIETLEVLSNHSSNTSLADELSDLLALVSKFEFIFCLKFLYRILSVIGILSKEFQSETIDIFSLSSKIEAILECLSSERNDTYFKTIWDGAEEICQKITCKGFEVERPSFQKRRKIQKTIDPGNSDSMFFPTSTEEQYKVNIYYQGLDTVLQNLKLCFLEFDYCKMKQISELLLKWNEPLNEATAKEVQEFYKFDADIIPELRFYRHYAKLNFVLEYDFINFSNLGHLFIQHGLHNNIPCISKLLYVALSWPVTSASVENSFSTLSRLKTYLCRTKGQEKLSGLALMAVEQELVDKLMEPERLNGIVEKFILQVKEI, encoded by the exons ATGTTCCTGTGTTTGGAGTTTATCCGTTACACATCTTCAGCAGAGCTCCCAGGCAGATTGAAAAGGCTGAAGCAGGAAAGATTTAGTGT agaCATTTTAAATCTAAAGGATGTGATCAGTATTCAGCTGGAAGATACTACCAGTAGCAAAACTTTTTGCAGTCAGTCTTGTCTTTCAtcatatgaagaaaaaagaaagccagtTGTTACCATATGTACTAATAGTGTTCCAGCCAAGTGCAGCGTGTGTCAGAAGACTACTGCT atTCAGTACGAAGTGAAATACCAGAGTGTGAATCATAGTCTTTGCTGTAATGCCTGTTTTTCAAAATTTCACTCCGCTAACAACCTCATCATGAACTGTTGTGAGAATTGTGGGGCTTACTGTTCCACTAGCTCTAATATGTTCCATATACTTCAAATGGAAGGACAGTCTCATTACTTTAATAGTTCAAAGAGTATTACAGCACATAAGCAG AAACCAGCCAAATCACTTCCATCTGTTCTTTGCAAATCATTGAAGCCCACAGATGAAATGATTGAGACTACCAATGACTTGGGGAAGACAGAGCTTTTCTGCTCTATTAATTGTTTCTCTGCTTATAGTAAAGCTAAGATGGAATCTTCTACAG TGGTATACGATACTTCAACGAATCTCCCTTCTCCAAAGAAAGATGCAACTCCAGTTATAAGCAATATAGTGTCATTGGCAGATACTCATGATGCCCTGCCCATTGTGAACTCTGATGTATTACAAG GTACAGTTTCTTCAGTAACAGCAAATGTCATTGAGgat GTTTCACCCAGTGAATCAAGTAATAGTGTGCAACAGCCAAGCCTCTCACCACCGTCATCTGTAGTCAGTCAGCATACGGTTGCCTTAAATACAGAAGAACAAAAAGATCATACGTTAAACCAAGATGCTACAAACAATATGAAATCCGTGAAAAAAAGTGACAGGCTACGCCACCCAAAATTTACATCCAAAATACAAAAAGTTAAAGGTAAATCACGAAgtattaaaaaatcttattttcaacGATTAGAAAACAGTATTAAAAAGGATGTAATGTTCTGTTATTCATGCCAGTTGTTCTGCCAGAAAAAATTTAACTATGGAAGAGAGTCACTTAGAGCACAAGGAATTTCccattggaaaaaaactctggAAAAATTCAGAAAGCATGAAAAAAGTGAAATGCATTTGAAGTCATTGCAGTTTTGGAGAGAATACCAATTTTGTGATGAAGCTGTTAATGACAGTTTATCTAGTCATTCAAAGCAgattgaaggaaataaaaagtacCTAAAGcttataattgaaaatattttatttcttggaaAGCAATGTTTATTCTTAAGAGGAAATGACCAGTCTATTTCATCTGTGAATAAAGGCAACTTTTTAGAATTGTTAGAAATCCGAGCAAAGGATAAAGGAGAAGAAATATTTCAACTTATGAATTCACAAGTTGACTTCTACAATAGTACACAGATTCAAAATGATATTATTGAAATAATAAAGACTGAAATATTGCAAGATATTGTAAATGAGATCAATGTCTCCTCAGCTTTTTCAGTAATATGTGATGAGACAACTGATGGTGCCACTAAAGGACAGTTCTCAGTTTGTGTAAGATACCCGCAGAAAACATCAAAGGCTGTATTAATTAAAGAAAGATTTTTGGGTTTCATAGATGTTGAAGAGATGACTGGGACCAACTTACACAGGAATATCAAAGCTTACCTGCAGCAGATTGGAGTTGATTTGAGTAAACTACGAGGCCAGGCCTATGATAGCACCAGTAATTGGaagggaaaatttaaaaaaattgcagcAGAATTTAAGAAGGAAGAGCCAAGAGCTTTATACCTGCATTGTTACACACATTGTTTGGATTTAGCAGTGATTAGGTTTTGTAAAGAAGTAAAAGAGCTCCGAAGTGCTCTAAATACTCTCAGTTCTTTGTTCAACACTATTCATGGGGAAATGTCAgtaaattttcaaaacatttataaGCTGAGTCAAAGCAAAACATGCAAGAAACACACATCACAACCATGTTGGACAGTCCGTGATAATACATTACTCTCTGTGATTGAGGGTCTTCCAGAAATCATTGAAACGCTAGAAGTTCTATCAAACCATTCCTCAAACACAAGTTTAGCTGATGAATTGAGTGATTTGTTGGCATTGGTTTCTAAATTTGAATTTATCTTTTGTTTGAAATTTCTTTATCGAATACTAAGTGTTATAggaattctttccaaagagtTTCAAAGTGAAACAATAgacattttttctttgtcttcaaaAATAGAAGCAATTTTGGAGTGTTTATCATCTGAAAGAAATGATACTTATTTCAAAACTATCTGGGATGGAGCAGAGGAAATATGTCAAAAAATAACCTGTAAAGGTTTTGAAGTTGAAAGACCTTCatttcaaaagagaagaaaaattcagaaaactatagATCCTGGCAATTCAGACAGTATGTTTTTTCCTACCtccacagaagaacaatacaaagtTAATATTTATTACCAAGGCTTGGATACTGTATTGCaaaatttaaaattgtgttttttaGAGTTTGATTATTGTAAAATGAAGCAAATTTCAGAACTGTTACTTAAATGGAATGAACCCTTAAATGAAGCAACAGCCAAAGAGGTCCAAGAATTTTATAAATTTGATGCAGACATCATCCCAGAACTTAGATTTTATCGGCACTATGCAAAGCTCAACTTTGTCCTGGAATATGATTTTATCAACTTCAGCAATCTtggccatttatttattcagcatgGTCTTCACAATAATATTCCTTGCATATCAAAGCTATTATATGTTGCTTTGTCTTGGCCAGTTACTTCAGCAAGTGTTGAAAACTCATTTTCTACACTGTCGcgtcttaaaacatatttatgtcgTACCAAGGGACAAGAAAAGCTTAGTGGCTTAGCCCTAATGGCTGTTGAGCAGGAATTGGTAGATAAACTGATGGAACCTGAAAGGCTCAATGGAATTGTGGAAAAGTTTATCCTTCAGGTGAAAGAAATATAG